The following DNA comes from Parcubacteria group bacterium.
TGAGAAAGATCGGAAAGCTCTTTGGCGGTTTTATCAGCTAATCGCCGAAGTTCCCAATCGATATGCTTGATTTCTTGAGCGGTGAGCGGTGTCAAATCAACTTGATAGTCGGGATTTAGGAAATATTTTTTCTGATCCCGGTCATAGAATTTCGACCTAACCTCTTCAATCTCATTTTTAGCTTTCATTTCTTCCACAATCTTGGCAAACATCACCGGAGTCGGGCCAAAATGATTTTTAATATACACCGCGCCCATCAATTGCTCTTCATATTTTTCATAATAATCGAAGTCGATGAAATAGAGTAACTTATAGATCGCAGTCATGCCGATATTCGGTTTTCCTCCAACCTTTTTCAAGATATAGGTCAAGACCGTTTTGAATTTTTTCTGATTCTTAACCGGCACGGAAATTCTGATCTCATTTTCATTTTTCTTTTCTTTTCTATCCCCTTCCGCTTCCAAAACAACAGTTTTGTCTATCACGTCAGTGTCGGACAAAAATTCCACAAGCGTCATACCAAAAATTTCCGCCAGCAGTCCCGCTTCGGTCACGGTGATGTCCCGCTCGCCTTTTTCGATTTGCATGTACGTCGGACGGGAAAGGCTCAATTTTTTAGCTAGATAGTCTTGAGAATAACCCTGCTTCAAACGAAGCTTTTTGATTTTCTCATATAATTTTTTAGGCATAGTTTTGATACTTTTTACTTATACCCAAATCTTACACCGCATAATATCTTTTGTCAAATATTTTGACAATAGCTATTGTGAGATTATTTGACATATCCCTATCACCCTATTTCACGATAAAAGCCTTGTACAAAATCAATTGCTCCGGCCGATTAGCCAGCATGATAGCGAATTCCTCTTCGCCGTCCCACTGGGCGAGGAGGGAGAGTAGTTTTGAGTGGTTCATTTTTTTGTACGAAAAATTTATTAGATGTTTTTTATATAATGACAATTTGGAAAATTGGAACAGCCATAAAAATTTTCTCCCGCATGAGAACCTTTGTGCGCAGTTTTCAAAACCAAGTGACCACCACACTTTGGACATTTTTCAGAAATGCTAGATCCAAAGACGGGACGATTAGAAATTGCTTTGTCCAATCCAGCCGTCTTCACATATTCCATCAATTTTTTTCCATCAATCAATTCGATTGATTTTCCCACTGCGAAGTTTTCCGCTTCCAACGTGAAAACATTGGTCGTGATAAAAAAGGCCTTTGCGTCAGAAAGCTTGTCAACTACAGCGCCATAGAAATCACGCATCGCTCCGACAGATACTTGCTGAGTGATGAATTTTTTGCATTGAATGTAGTGCTTCGCTCCCTCTTTTGTAGCGATCGCATCAATTCCTCCGTCATTTGGCCTTCCAACTGCTTCAGTTGCATAACCTAATTTATCAAAAAGATGACAAATAAACTCTTCGAACTGAGTTGGGGTTAAGTTTTTTATCGCCTCCAGTGAATTTTTACTTTCAAAAAAGCTCCTCTTCTTTCGCTTCTTGTATAAAACATAAATAGCTATAGGCAAGAATAAAGCCACGAGTATAATAGAAACCCCTAAAGCTATATTTTTGAATAGCAATGGTAAGACCTTTATAAACACAACGAGTGCATATAGTACAAATACCATCTCGCCCATTGATTGTTTTTTAGCCATTTTTGTTTTATGCAAGTAATTAATTACGTAATTAAATTTTTTAGAATCACCAGTTGAATTAATTTGCCGTGTCTATAGTATAATTTCAATTTCATTCGCAATAGTAATGTTAATAACTCTAAGCTCCACATCACCAAATCTTTTTATTCTTTGCGCTATTTTAATAGCATCTTCTTTTGTAATGCTCTCCGAAACCAACACGATGAGAACTGGCAAATCTATCAATAAAAATCTAATTCTTTCAAGGGTCCTCCTTATATAGAATTCCCCAATAAAATCAGCCCTCTCTGATTTTACATACTTAATCTCAACAATTTTTGAAATTACATCGCTAACTGGAGAATCGTAAAGTATGCCATCTGTAATTAAATTACCTCGTTTTGTTTCTATTTTTATTTCAGGCTTAAAATAAGTGCCATATTCACTTGATAAAAACTCCAGCGCTCTGCTTTCTGCGATTTTAATTTTATTTCTCTCTTCCTGAAATTGCTTTTTTCTATCTATTTTCTCAGCATCACATTTGATACTATCGACACTCTCATCTTCTTGTTTTTTGTCCATTTCTGATCGAGTAGCTGGCTCTGTTTTTAGGTTCTGGCCGATATGCTCACTTTTACTTCTAAAAATAATTGCTAATTTTTGCATAAACTCCTCGCTAGCAATAATAAGACCACCAATAAAAAGTGAAACACTAAACACCCATCCATTTTTTGATATAATTGCAACAACAAACACAGCTAGTCCGCCAATAATTTTTTGAAGGCTTTTTTCATTATCATCTCTAAAAAATAACAATTTTACAAAAGCCAAAATCATCAATAGCAAAAAGGTGTATGTTGATATTGCTTGTAGACATTCAAATTTTATTATAGTTACCATATTTTCATTAAACACAAAATCATTGTTATTCCCAGTGTCTCCTAATCACCTCTTTCGTTTTCTTCTCATAAATCCCACTCCTAAAAAAGAAAAGCTAGCCTTGGTTGGTTCATTTTTTTGTGTATGCAATTAATTGCAAAAAATGAGATTATTTATTTAAAATTTTTTCCAAATATTCTATCTCGGCTTTAAGACATTTTTCCCTGTATGCAAATTCGTTTTGTTCTTTTGCTATTTCTCCTAAACGCATTGGCTTAAGAACAGGATCATTATGATCATTGTGTAATTTTTCCAAGCTTGCCTGTCTTCGTTTTAGGTCTTTTTCTGTGCCATATTTTTTTAGTTTTCTATTTTCGATATACTGATAAATATTAAAACAACCACTTAAAATAGTGACAACGCTTATAATAATTGCGAGGTTATTTTTTAAAAATTCCATATTTTTTAATAAAAAAAATTAACCAATGAATGAAACTCCTAAGATCAAATAAATTAAACCAAAAACCCAAGGAATCAGCAGCTCAATATGAGAAAATGGATAATATAATTTTTCTTTTTTCCCCTCCCCTAAAATCTTCCATTCATAATCATACAATGCCAATGGTAAATTTTGCTCTATTTCATGGATAACTTTAAATTTACCAGAGTTTAACTGTCTATAGGCTCTAAGTAAGAACCAAAAAATAACGCAAATAACCAACCCGAGTAATGCCAGAACCATTTTTATCCAATTAAGCTTTTCTATCAGCTTAAGTTGAAAAGACAACCCAAGCACAGATATAAGAACGGTGTTGATGGTTAAGAAGAAATTATTGGCATTCTGCCTTCTGTCACTAATTCTTTCGGCGCTTTCAACATACATTTTATATTGATCAAAATAATGAGCATAATAATTCTCCCCGTATTCTGGTGCAGACTTATTTAGAAGCTTTTTATCCATACCCTTTTTAATATTTATTAACTAGATTTTTTACATTTTCCCATGTCCAATCATAGTACCCTACTAATCCTTCTGGCCTAGGGCAACTCTTACCAGGAAAACCTTTCAACCCAACAACAGGAACACAGGACTCTCTCGCCATTGCTATTTCAGCTAGCACTCCATTGCAAGCATGCGTTCTTTCCCCAACCATAACAATAACCAGGTCACATCTCTTTATTTTAGACAAACATTTTTCTTTCCACTCACCTTGACTCCATGGCTCTTTCACAGACCAATCTTCCATATCAAATG
Coding sequences within:
- a CDS encoding type II toxin-antitoxin system antitoxin SocA domain-containing protein codes for the protein MPKKLYEKIKKLRLKQGYSQDYLAKKLSLSRPTYMQIEKGERDITVTEAGLLAEIFGMTLVEFLSDTDVIDKTVVLEAEGDRKEKKNENEIRISVPVKNQKKFKTVLTYILKKVGGKPNIGMTAIYKLLYFIDFDYYEKYEEQLMGAVYIKNHFGPTPVMFAKIVEEMKAKNEIEEVRSKFYDRDQKKYFLNPDYQVDLTPLTAQEIKHIDWELRRLADKTAKELSDLSHEDMPWRAAEMGKPVEYNGVFYRDEKLSVREYDKL
- a CDS encoding restriction endonuclease; this translates as MAKKQSMGEMVFVLYALVVFIKVLPLLFKNIALGVSIILVALFLPIAIYVLYKKRKKRSFFESKNSLEAIKNLTPTQFEEFICHLFDKLGYATEAVGRPNDGGIDAIATKEGAKHYIQCKKFITQQVSVGAMRDFYGAVVDKLSDAKAFFITTNVFTLEAENFAVGKSIELIDGKKLMEYVKTAGLDKAISNRPVFGSSISEKCPKCGGHLVLKTAHKGSHAGENFYGCSNFPNCHYIKNI
- a CDS encoding TIR domain-containing protein, translating into MDYRNYYQQKKRVFISFDFDNDQFLRDSLIGQCKNNGTPFDMEDWSVKEPWSQGEWKEKCLSKIKRCDLVIVMVGERTHACNGVLAEIAMARESCVPVVGLKGFPGKSCPRPEGLVGYYDWTWENVKNLVNKY